Proteins encoded by one window of Candidatus Bathyarchaeota archaeon:
- a CDS encoding GIY-YIG nuclease family protein, translating into MKGIYVLIIKLSKNTNVKVGALGKLVFDGGLYVYVGSAQNNLELRVARHKRKNKRLFWHIDYLLNDEAATVTDVLYAQDDKTKECQIAAKLAEESVPIKGFGCSDCHCISHLFRAESFQFLKENMQPLES; encoded by the coding sequence TTGAAGGGCATATACGTTCTCATCATAAAACTAAGCAAAAACACAAACGTAAAAGTCGGTGCTTTAGGCAAGCTTGTCTTTGACGGCGGCTTGTATGTTTACGTTGGCTCAGCACAGAACAATTTGGAGCTTCGGGTAGCGAGGCATAAGCGTAAAAACAAGCGGCTGTTTTGGCACATCGACTACCTGCTAAACGATGAAGCAGCAACCGTAACAGACGTTCTCTACGCACAAGACGACAAAACCAAGGAATGCCAAATCGCAGCCAAGCTTGCAGAGGAAAGCGTGCCAATCAAGGGCTTTGGATGCTCTGACTGCCACTGCATAAGCCACCTCTTCCGCGCTGAAAGCTTCCAGTTCCTCAAAGAAAACATGCAACCGTTAGAGAGCTGA
- a CDS encoding Hsp20/alpha crystallin family protein produces the protein MSETRPVYLPTACFCHDEKEYLINFELPGVDKDHIEVHVSEQSLCVTGSRDDAELAGCYTLAHEVDADKAEAKYENGLLRLRLPLKEPAEGKKIEIQ, from the coding sequence TTGTCTGAAACACGACCAGTTTATCTTCCAACTGCATGTTTTTGCCACGACGAAAAAGAATACCTGATTAATTTTGAGTTGCCAGGAGTTGACAAAGACCACATTGAAGTACACGTCAGCGAACAGAGTTTATGCGTGACAGGCTCTAGGGATGATGCCGAGTTAGCGGGATGCTATACGCTGGCTCATGAAGTTGATGCCGATAAGGCAGAGGCAAAATACGAAAATGGGCTGTTGAGGCTCAGGCTTCCACTCAAAGAACCTGCGGAAGGTAAGAAGATAGAAATTCAATAG
- a CDS encoding thioredoxin domain-containing protein has protein sequence MHQDKKPNRLINEKSPYLLAHGYNPVDWFAWSQQALDKAKAEDKPIFLSIGYSSCHWCHVMEEECFRDQQVADLLNQAFVCIKVDREERPDLDAQYMAVCQTMGRNCGWPLNVILTPQLNPFYAASYIPKYSRGGMIGMLDLVPQVMQLWQGQRAQLELVGADIKDRIVAMEKRTPQKEPDRAVLQDTYDRLMLDFDEENGGFGSAPKFPTPHKLLYLLRHYKRTDEKNALAMVEKTLNEMRQGGIHDQLGFGFHRYSTDESWLVPHFEKMLYDQALLAMAYIEAYQATGANRYALVAKEILDYAMRDLASPQGGFYSAQDADTEGEEGKFYLWTTDQVFDTLAPADAELAVHIYGLRPEGNFVEAGRQSGKNVLHIAEPLEELAPYEGLTLQELIDRLHSIRDKLFEARKKRVAPAIDDKVLADWNGLMIAALAKAGNVLQESKYSEAATKAADFILTQMFRDDVLYHRYAKGETAIEGFLDDYAFLVYGLIELYEATFEEKYLQSAADLAEVMVAKFWDNENGGFYQTSEQTAMPKMKPLYDGATPSGNSVALHDLLWLSRLTNQPKYDKLATQMSQTFAREIEGMPEAFTFFVSALDFQLGTSYSVVIVGEPKEQSTQEMLNQLRKHYLPTTTIALKHPSKAGAGYMQLEGKATAYVCQNQTCLPPTNSTMQMLKQLGIEP, from the coding sequence TTGCATCAAGACAAGAAGCCCAACAGGCTAATTAACGAGAAAAGCCCCTATCTTCTCGCCCACGGCTACAATCCTGTGGACTGGTTTGCGTGGAGCCAACAAGCCCTCGACAAAGCAAAAGCCGAAGACAAACCCATCTTCTTAAGCATTGGCTACTCTAGTTGTCATTGGTGCCATGTCATGGAGGAAGAGTGCTTCCGCGACCAGCAAGTCGCCGACCTGCTAAACCAAGCGTTCGTGTGCATTAAGGTTGACCGTGAAGAAAGACCCGACCTAGACGCTCAGTACATGGCTGTGTGTCAAACGATGGGTAGAAACTGCGGCTGGCCCCTAAACGTGATTTTGACGCCTCAGCTTAACCCGTTTTACGCCGCCAGCTACATCCCCAAATACAGCAGGGGCGGTATGATTGGCATGTTAGACCTTGTTCCACAAGTCATGCAACTGTGGCAGGGGCAACGAGCGCAACTGGAACTGGTGGGTGCTGACATTAAAGACCGCATAGTAGCCATGGAAAAAAGAACACCTCAAAAAGAACCAGACCGCGCAGTTCTACAGGACACTTATGACCGTTTGATGCTGGATTTTGACGAGGAAAACGGCGGGTTCGGCTCAGCACCCAAATTTCCCACACCCCACAAACTGCTCTATTTGCTTCGCCACTACAAGCGGACAGACGAAAAGAACGCGCTTGCCATGGTGGAAAAAACCCTAAACGAAATGCGGCAAGGCGGAATACATGACCAGTTGGGTTTTGGTTTTCACCGATACAGCACAGATGAGAGCTGGCTGGTTCCGCATTTTGAAAAGATGCTTTACGACCAAGCCTTGCTGGCGATGGCTTACATTGAAGCCTATCAAGCAACTGGTGCAAACCGCTATGCTCTCGTAGCCAAAGAAATCTTAGACTACGCAATGCGTGACTTGGCGTCTCCGCAAGGAGGTTTCTACTCGGCGCAGGACGCTGACACAGAGGGCGAAGAAGGCAAATTCTACCTCTGGACAACAGACCAAGTGTTCGACACGCTGGCTCCTGCAGACGCGGAATTGGCAGTTCACATTTACGGTTTGAGACCTGAGGGCAATTTCGTTGAAGCGGGAAGGCAAAGCGGAAAGAATGTGCTGCACATAGCTGAACCGCTTGAGGAACTAGCGCCGTACGAGGGTTTGACGCTGCAAGAACTCATCGACCGCCTCCACAGCATAAGAGACAAATTGTTTGAGGCAAGAAAAAAACGAGTCGCGCCAGCAATAGATGATAAGGTTCTCGCGGACTGGAACGGCTTAATGATTGCGGCACTTGCCAAAGCAGGTAACGTTCTTCAAGAATCAAAATACAGCGAAGCCGCAACCAAAGCTGCAGACTTCATCCTAACACAAATGTTTAGGGATGACGTGCTCTACCACCGCTACGCAAAAGGTGAAACCGCCATCGAAGGCTTCTTAGATGACTACGCCTTTCTGGTGTACGGGTTAATCGAGCTTTATGAGGCAACTTTTGAGGAGAAATATTTGCAGTCCGCCGCCGATTTAGCTGAGGTTATGGTAGCAAAGTTTTGGGACAACGAGAACGGCGGATTCTACCAAACCAGCGAGCAGACCGCCATGCCTAAAATGAAGCCGCTCTATGACGGCGCAACTCCCTCAGGCAATTCAGTAGCGCTACATGACTTGCTGTGGCTGAGCCGCTTAACCAACCAACCCAAATACGACAAACTGGCAACCCAGATGTCTCAGACTTTTGCGCGAGAAATCGAAGGGATGCCTGAAGCGTTCACTTTCTTTGTGTCAGCGCTCGACTTCCAATTGGGCACATCCTACAGCGTAGTGATTGTCGGTGAACCAAAAGAGCAAAGCACACAAGAAATGCTAAACCAACTACGAAAGCACTACCTGCCAACCACCACAATTGCCCTCAAGCACCCAAGCAAAGCAGGCGCAGGCTACATGCAGTTAGAGGGCAAAGCAACGGCGTATGTGTGCCAAAACCAAACCTGCCTACCGCCTACTAACAGCACCATGCAAATGCTCAAACAACTTGGAATAGAGCCATGA
- a CDS encoding Hsp20/alpha crystallin family protein — translation MSEEKKKKMYYYYGGKEKKAREAKEEAEGEIMPYTFGDIQRDFDRLMDRFEREFEDFIPRWRRGMRWRGPMMPMMPFEARMPSVDIEDKGKEYRLTADLPGFSKEDVELDVTEDSVTISAKKTEAKEEKDKNYVRKERRAQTFYRRVPLPEEVRSDDAKATLNNGILEITLPKKQPKETKKIKID, via the coding sequence ATGAGTGAAGAAAAGAAGAAAAAAATGTACTATTACTATGGCGGCAAGGAAAAGAAAGCCAGAGAAGCCAAAGAAGAAGCAGAAGGAGAAATCATGCCCTACACCTTCGGCGACATTCAACGAGACTTTGACAGGCTCATGGACAGGTTTGAGCGTGAGTTCGAGGATTTTATTCCAAGATGGAGGCGTGGAATGCGGTGGCGTGGGCCAATGATGCCGATGATGCCGTTCGAAGCAAGGATGCCTTCAGTTGACATAGAAGATAAAGGCAAAGAATACCGTTTGACCGCGGACTTGCCAGGTTTTAGCAAGGAAGACGTAGAGCTTGACGTTACCGAAGATTCTGTAACTATCAGCGCTAAGAAAACTGAGGCAAAAGAAGAGAAAGACAAAAACTACGTTCGCAAGGAAAGGCGTGCTCAAACATTCTACAGGCGAGTGCCACTACCCGAAGAGGTTCGCTCAGATGATGCCAAGGCAACTTTAAACAACGGCATCTTAGAAATCACCTTGCCAAAGAAGCAGCCTAAAGAAACCAAAAAAATCAAAATCGACTAA
- a CDS encoding ferritin-like domain-containing protein gives MASKSLLEFLNKAIARELQVSIQYMWQHVQVTGTEGAIVEKIFRETAIAEMKHAERLAERLDYLNGVPTTKPDPIFVGGSLIEMLKQDEQDEEQAIVLYKQAIQVAAHEGDFTTRRLLEEILAEEETHIDTFGKLLVGMTEPFTQPGTSKIE, from the coding sequence ATGGCTTCTAAAAGTCTTTTAGAATTTTTAAACAAAGCTATAGCCCGCGAACTCCAAGTCAGTATCCAATACATGTGGCAGCACGTTCAAGTCACAGGAACAGAAGGCGCCATAGTAGAAAAAATTTTCAGGGAAACCGCCATAGCCGAAATGAAACACGCCGAACGCCTAGCAGAGCGCTTAGACTACCTAAACGGCGTACCTACAACTAAACCAGACCCGATTTTTGTAGGCGGAAGCCTAATTGAAATGCTAAAACAGGACGAGCAGGACGAGGAGCAGGCTATTGTCCTCTACAAGCAGGCAATCCAAGTTGCAGCGCATGAGGGCGATTTTACAACCAGAAGACTGCTGGAAGAGATTCTTGCCGAAGAAGAAACCCACATCGACACGTTTGGCAAATTGCTTGTCGGCATGACGGAACCGTTCACTCAGCCTGGGACATCAAAAATCGAGTAA